In Lycium ferocissimum isolate CSIRO_LF1 chromosome 3, AGI_CSIRO_Lferr_CH_V1, whole genome shotgun sequence, the genomic window ggtgctaaaatgaaaaaaagagacGAATTCAGAACGCTGCATTAGCATTAAgcctttaaattttaaattacttaATCATTTGTTAATAACCATTTTCACAAGCTAAACAGAGAATTTGAaaaggagagaaagagaagTAAAATGTATTTAGCTTTCAAAAAGCATCCATTTCAGGTAAAACAAACTTTACGGAACATAAAATATTTTGCACTTGACCTTTATATCCTTTGGTTTGTGAGGGTGCAATGCTATCTTTTGCAATTATCAGTTTAAATGATCATGTTAGttattatcttttcttttcaaattacTACGTCGACTTTTTATAAGTAGACAATTATATATGATTCTCTTTTGAATAATTAACCATTTTATTAATGCAGGAAAATTTTAATAAACATATCAGcgttcaaaataaaaaaattcaattaggATGGATGGATGAACAGTGAAGATCAAAAGATATAAAAGAGAAACTTTAATAGATTACAACCAATATAAAAGAGAAACTTTAATAGATTACAACCACCAACTATAACTATAATCTCAGTTGAGTAAACTCATTCATGTCTTCACTCCTAAGGAGTAACCTTTTTCCCATTCTTTACCATGTGATGGGATGATCGAAATTCTTCAAGTTAGTGGCAGAATCAAATTTTCATtcaaatataagaaattaaatgcataaaaagtaaaagaattcaACATTCATGTGTatgttcataaaaaaaaaatgattttaaccTTACATATACAGTGTATTTATCAATAAATAAAGTTTGGGATGAACCCCTGTATGTCTCTGGTTCTACCATGCCTTTATCCTTAATCAGTAATTTCGAGTGACAGGCATGAGAATGGAGAATATCTTGGTAGCGAGCTATTGATCCTACAAACTACAGTAAATTTATCCAATGCGGATCCAAATTAACAGAGCCGTTGAATTTTGAATATCCAGTACTCCCTTCTTCTCAATCTAAGTGCCCTAGTTTGACTAGACatagaatttaagaaatattgtaatgtactaaaatatcctttaaatttTATGATTGTAAACTTATTATGCATAGACTAATAGTGTTTAATTAAACGCCAATTTACTAAATAAGAAACTTAAATTGAAAGgaagataattattttttgtttaaaaggaCACTTCCACTCGCTCACCCCACTTCATCACTCTATCTAGATAACCAATCACCACATCCACTCacttcccttttcttcttcaatacTAGTGAAAGCCCGGGCCCAACATAAGCAAAATTATACTTTCCCCGTTTAGTTTATAATCCATTGACCCCGCACGACATTTAAAAGAaacaagacttttgaaacttgtggttcaaaataagtcttgaatatttcgTACCagaatcatttcataaagtgaatttatttccaaattaggaaagacggcattcattttggcacagactaaaaaggaaataggttcacataaattgaaacagagggagtattattttatgaattttgtaATTGAAATATGTAATTTAGgcaaaaattattaaattcaCGTGAATCCCTATCTCTGCTTGTAATCAAGGATAAATTTCTAAAGTAAAATGGCAACTTTTTCTAAGATAAATTACagtatttttcatttcttttgcaAACTTATCAATTTAGATGATATTTTAAAAATGGCTTGCATTGCTATATGTTAGACATTATATAAAATGGTGCTTATATatgttaatttaaatacataaGCATGCCATTACATGCACATAAATGAATAAAGATGTCCTTTATATCTAAAGGAGCATTTTTACCAAACTAAATTGTTATCAGCTTTTGAAATAGTAGTCTTTTTCTCTATTATGAGTTGGTTAAAATGATCAAAATCCGATTCACAAAGAAAGAAGCGCAAAGAAAGGTGAATCTGAATATTATTATTCTCTATCCCAaattatgtgatacttttttcTTTCCGAAATTTAAACTGCATGAActttgactaacattttaaaatgtattttttcaccaaattgatataagaaaagttgcaacttatagtacttttcatgtatttttcaaatatataaattttcttaaaatattgagttaatctgaTCTAATTTAGTTTCAAcgtttagtcaaattaactcttgaaaagcgaaaagtatcacataaattgagacggcgAAAGTATTTTGTTTTCACCAAATTAATCACGTGTCACCATCACATGGCATTAGCACATTCAAAACCTTTTCGGCcacaaaaagatgacttaagagtTTGCAAGATTTACAAAAGTGCACagctttaataaaataaatttaaaattcataatgaaattgttgttaaaatCTCCTTATGGCAATCGTGCCATATACAATGGGATAGATCGATATAGTACAAAAGAATAATTCTATTCTTAATTTATAATTTCACTAtgataattttaattaaaaaagtaaTGCATCAGTTTTGTGAAACTTTAAAACTAATCTAAATTAGAAATATTAGAACATTTCTTTGTATCGCTATGCAACATAAATAAAGGGATTAGAATGTTTTTACCTTCGTTCCTTCAAGTTGGAGTAGTTACTTAATTGAATAGGGTAccattttttttacaaattaatATAATTGGTGAATCAATTAATACTTAAAATATGTATATCCCAGCAAAACTTTAGTCCTACAAACTATAAGATATTACACTAAATAAGGCGTACAAATAGAATTTAAGCAAGCAAAAGGACTACAGAAGGAATTTAGTATCTGCATTGGGACCATAGATTTTGTGCCTATACAAGTTTGCCACTTGGTAGTTTTAAGGAAAAAGTTTCAGGATCAACAGTCAAGTGGTCCGAACTTTGGTGGGACCCACAGCTTGACAAAGCATACATAGTAAAATAGATAAACGTACAGCTGACATCATCTTTTGAGGGTGTATAAAGGCCCCAAAAGTTGAAATACTTACCAAATTAGGGGACAAAGGCACCAACCCCCCGAATaaacgacacaccttaccttttaCCATTACCTTTttctaaacttatttaaaacggaataccCCAAAcgctgatgtggcaaagagaAGTGTGTTTCATCTCTTTTGAGtaaacataaaaaagggaaaacttaatttttttttcttaaaaatgcattttcttaaaaatttgaaaataaatctagtcttccacatttagttttaaaaaacgggttttccacatgttaagaaaataattaattttttcaaaattttataaaaattcggctttttttcacattttggcaagaaaaatatttttccggattttatttgaaaaataaaagtgtcctaagaaaatgaaatcaagattttttaagacattttaaaaaaataatcaagttttccatatttttaacaaatccatttttccatatttaaaaaaaaaatcatttttcggctttttttttctttttcaaaaacgggttttaaaaaaaaaaaaaaatcaattttttttttaaaaagggttttaaaaaatccttttttaaaagaaaattcagcttttaatccatgtttttagttttttttttttttttttaaatgggtttaaaaaatcaaattttcaaattaaaaaaaaaaagacggttttaaaactctttttttttaatgaaaattcagttttttatttttattttaaaaaaaattgacacgtaagctgaaaaattaaaaaaataaataaataaataaatacacatgtggcaaggagagtgtatgtcactctcctatacgaaatatattattttaaataagtttaaggTAATGATTCACCctgaaaggtaaggtgtgtcgtagcaaattcgggtatagttcaggggggtaacggtgccttatccctaCCAAATTACACAAAGAGAACCCATGGGATAAATTTAAATACTAAGGGCAAAACAGTCAATTCACTTTGAAATCCATTCCCTCTTATTAAATGGCCTTCGGGATTTTATTCGGGGGGttttaaaataagaagaagctaaatataatttattcgagtattcaaaagttaatatatacacataaatacaaaaaatttatcctatatatacactgtaattttttgccgaaggtgttcgggtgaacaccctcggccCTCTTTAGATCCGCCCCTGCTTATTAATAGTAGAAATATACTCTCCACAACCTCATCTTCaccaccatcaccaccaccgGAAAATCAAGATGTCAGTCAAGCAATGCAAATGCAAATGCGATCACCCCCAACCACTAAGACCAAAAATAATCCTAGTCGGAATCCtcatcttcctcttcctctccATCCTTCTAATATGGGCAATTCTTCAACCTAAAAAACCACGTTTCATTCTTCAAGATGCAACCATCTTTAACTTCAACGTATCAGCACCAAACATCTTCTCTACATCAATCCAAGTCACTATATTTGCCCGTAACCCTAATGACAAAATAGGTATTTACTACGACAAAATGAAAACGTATGCAAATTATCGTAACCAGCAAATTACGTATTTTACTAAAATACCATCAGTTTATCAAGGTCATAAGGATGTTAACATATGGTCACCTTATGTTAATAGTAATAATGTTCCTATTGCTCCATTTAATGGACAAACTTTAAAAGATGATCAGCAAAATGGTGGTGTTTGGCTTGATTTTAAAGTTGATGGACGTGTTAAATGGAGAGTTGGCACTATTACAACGGGGCATTACCATTTACATGTTACGTGTTCTGCTTATGTTCCGTTTGGTAACCGTCCTGGAGATGGTGGAATTATTGTTGGAAATAACGCTGTTAAATATCAAATTGCAAGGAGTTGTGATGTGAGTGTTTAATAatttgaagatgatgaagattgAAGCAGGAGGTGAAGTATTTATCTCtctttttaattacttttttggACCAAcgtttattctatttttatttttctactatttacacttctttttttctttctttctcgcTCTTAATTTGTGGTCCCATAAAGTTGAATGACCTGTGCATTTTGGCAAAGGTTATAATGTCTGGAAGGAGAAGGAAGGAAATATTGAAgatgagagagagaaaagttcaCAATCTTGTAAGAAGTTGTATTAATTCGGTCtgtgagatatatatatatatatatatatatatatatatatatatatatatatatattatcattaattagaaattagaaaTTAGAAATTAGAAAAGTGAAACAAGTTTCAATTGTACCAGTATcatttttctctcattttcaagCATTTCACAGTCTTTTTTACTCAtgcttacttttttttttttttttttctattatgTGTGCTGAGTGactaagaaagaaaaagaatcaggagtttatcttaatttaaaattgtacaatagGGGTTATGGTGGTTTTTATATAAGTGTGgccaaatttgggtcaaattggTGTGGCAATTTACCAACTCAATAAGGTCTTTTTGCCACACTATTTTGGCCACAATGGCCCAAATGGGGTAaattcatatgattattgaaaaaataaatttaataatttatcttacttaatgtcatttctatattttcttctcaaagtttatcttaatttaaaattataaaataaaggttaTGGTAGTTTTTAcataaatgtgaccaaatttgAGTCAAATTGGTGTAGTAATTTAGCaactctcattttttttttagttaaattgTTCGTCggttaattaaaattttagacCATACGAAATGGCTTTTCGATTAGCCAAGGTTTTTAGGGACGGGTAAATGTTGGATCGTGTGAGCTGTTTCGGTCTACTCTTATTACTTGAGGATTACTCTGCTCTGCTCTTCTTTTTATTACTGCTATTTTTTTCATCAATAATTCATTTCTTATGTACCTAGTTTATGTATTCAGTGGCGAATTTATGTATTGAttttgggtcacgtgaacacatggtcactcgactaaactcgatataatatgtgtataattctaaaaatatatctaatattaccTGAAGGAAGTCAAAAGTCGAAAGGAGTGGAAAGACTGGTTAGGGGTTGTGTTTATTTCCTCAAGGTCTCGGGATCGAACCCGAACTCCTGCACATTCTATGCTTTTATTTTTAGCAGCcttttaactttcctttttatattattccaAATCCTTTTTCTTCTATAATCTAATTACCCAAAAGTAAAAATCGTGTTTCTATTTATTAAAGCAGCcttttaactttcctttttatattattctaattcttttttcttctataattctaattacccaaaagtaaaaatcatgtttctattttatattacctctaatgaatttttttcccctttatttctaattaccCAAGTCCCACAaggcaaaattaaaaaaaaaaccctataGACGCTAAGCTGCAATGTACCAAagacaaaagaaataaaaaaaaatcatagctAATGGTGAACCCATCCTCTTGAAATTCTGGATTCGCTTCTATATGTATTCATTCCTTCTCAATTAGAGGTTTTGAGTTTGAGCTTGAGCTTTGGATATTGATTCATTTTTGTTAGGAAGCACTTTACCTTCATTATGAAACTTGTTAGCgcaaattcaaatttaatcgGACCCAATCCAGTTATCGGACACTGGCGAAAAGCTAAAAAAGTCATTTTTATGTGAAAAGTAAGAATTTCTATTAAAAGATGTATTAAAAGATGCATTATATAAATAGATTAAAGTATTATGCTGATTTACATCACAACTATTACATATGGTGATTCTCCTTTCGTATAGAAAATGTTGACCAATATGCAGAGTTTGCCAATGAAAGGTGGCTATAAAAGGGACAGATATTCCCTTCTAAAAGTTACAAATAATTGATTCAGATACATTAGAAATTTATGTATATCAACTTAAAATAACTGTTTACTGTCATTAGAAGAAGTGAATAATTGTATATATAGTTGCTTTATTTCCCAAGGTTGATTTCACATCatgaaataaaaaagttttttttctctctctttctcatgCTTATtttgagagtttttttttttttccctcatgCTTACTTTGAGGATTACTCTTCTCtacatttttcttaattaaattaTTCAGTTGTTAAAATCTTAGACCAAAAGAAATGGCTTTAATTTTGCCAAATTGGTTAGGTAAATGGGAACATGGCTTGTAAAGCACACTTCTTCTCACTTGCTCACCCCACCTTATCACTCTATATAGATAACCAATCACCTCATCCACTCacttcccttttcttcttcactttatACTCTCCACAACCTCACCTTCACCACCATCACCATCACCGGAGCTACCACCGGAAAATCAAGATGTCAGGCAAATGCAGTCACCACAAAGacagaaaacaaaaaataatccGGCGACTATGCGCCGGAATCCtcatcttcctcttcctcaTCCTCTTAACCATCCTTCTAATATGGGCAATTCTTCAACCTAAAAAACCACGTTTCATTCTTCAAGATGCAACCATCTTTAACTTCAACGTATCAGCACCAAACATCTTCT contains:
- the LOC132049418 gene encoding NDR1/HIN1-like protein 1, with product MSVKQCKCKCDHPQPLRPKIILVGILIFLFLSILLIWAILQPKKPRFILQDATIFNFNVSAPNIFSTSIQVTIFARNPNDKIGIYYDKMKTYANYRNQQITYFTKIPSVYQGHKDVNIWSPYVNSNNVPIAPFNGQTLKDDQQNGGVWLDFKVDGRVKWRVGTITTGHYHLHVTCSAYVPFGNRPGDGGIIVGNNAVKYQIARSCDVSV